From Triticum aestivum cultivar Chinese Spring chromosome 7B, IWGSC CS RefSeq v2.1, whole genome shotgun sequence:
GAAAATCAAGTAGTGGGGGGtcctatttagatatagtagatttGGTGCGGGCATATGGGGAGTACGGTTGTGTACATCTAAAAATGAACACTGTCCAGTCACTACTAACGGGTGTGTTCGAACGCGTCCGCAAGTGTATAGGCACTCAAAGTAGGCAACTATGATAGTAAATGCTCTTATAGGGTAAATTGTACGCTGCAGACTACGACCAAAGTCTAGGAATCTCAATATTATTAACGTGTGCATGTGCCTAAGCCTTAAGCATCACCATGATACCATTCCTAGGCCAAAATACAGTGCAAACAGACGAAGGATGTAGCTTTTTTGTAATTTGCGAAGGAGATACCCCGCTCGCTCCCACAGAGTGATACAAGTGGAACTCTagctcgccaaaaaacctccgttGGTTGAGCtcggctatagccggctatttaaaactttgTTGCCAGCTCTTCTCCCCTCCTCGCCACCTCTTGGGCGCATTGCCAGGCAAACCCATGCAACACTGTGTTGGCGGCCAACCTTCTTGCGCTGTGGGGCTTGTTCTCGCGGTGCTGGAGCTATGTTACATAatggctgatacgtctcaaacgtatctataatttttttattgttccatgctattatattatcacttttatatacatTTATACCAATTTATATTATTTCCTGCACTAACCTATTAATTtcgtgcctagtgtcagttcctgtttttgaTTTTGCAGGAAACAATATTTAGGAAGGTCCAATTACAATGCcaatttaacacgatttttttcgggCGACGAAGGACCCATGAAGCTTCTTGAAGGAACGAGAGGATCCGTAGGGGGGGCACATGGGCAAGTGGCGCGCCCCAGGCCTAGGGCACACCACTAGGGCGTGTGGGGGCCACCTACACCACCTTAGATTGATTTGACGCCATAAATCGTATAAATACTGAAATCTTGCACCATATTTTTAGAAGCATTTTACTGTCGCCACAAGTTCCTGTTTCGTGAAGATCCAATTCGGAGGCCTGTCCAGAGCTCTACTGGAGGGAGAATCCAATGCTGGAggcttcttcatcaaccttgctactTCCATGACTATGTGTCAGTAGTTCTACTAGGACCTTATGGTCAatagtagtagctagatgactctctctctctctctctctctctctctctctctctctctctctctctctctcggattttcaataccatgttctcgtgAGCTGCCTTACATGATTAGGATCAATTCACTAATTCttgggtgtgtttgttgggatatgatgaattgtcactttatgacCAGATTGTTCATTAAAATCAATTGAATTTTTTAGGTTTCCTTGTATGCTCTCCAATCTATCTATTTTCCCTGGCCAAGTTAGATGGGTTTTTCTTTAGAAGGGTGGTGCTttatagtgggttcaatcttgtggtgctctaacCTAGTGACAATAAGCTAAGGGCTAAGaaatgtattgtattgttgtcactaaggataaaatgatggtgtCTCGTTATATTGATTGATGTTTTATTGTCTACATACTATCTACAAATTGAGGCGAAATGGAAAAAACCACCAGAAGTAGCCGTAATACCTATTGATGGTCGAGGACATCGACTTGTACTAGTGGCAGGAACATTGAGTTGGAGCCGCAAGAAAGTAGACCTACAGGATCACGGTAGAAAGGAAGAAGACGGGGGAAGAGACTAAGCAGAAAGAAGATAAGATATGTGTCCAGTCCGCAACCCAAAATAAATGCTGGGTAACTCGGGGTACCTAGTTGGATAAGCCCATGAATAAAATATAATGTCCAGACCAGCACGATTCAGAAAGCAGAATATTACAGTATAAATTTCTTCTAAAAGAACTTGATTGAACAAACATCGTTAACCATAGGAGCCCAAATGAAATCAAAGCTTAGGGAAGTCATTGCAGTTGGAAGAACAAAATGTGTTAAAGAATTACTTATTTAACGAACTCATCAGCCGATTTCATAAGTTCAGATTTGGTCGTGCAAGTATTGCTTTCTTTAATGTAAAGATAGATCTTTTACATATGATAGCGTGCATCGCAAGGCGGTAGAAAGTAGCGAAAAATACAATGTGAAATACTCATGGAAAAGGATGGAATGAGCTTAGGAAAGGACATGAGAGGATGAACTGATGAGTACAGATTAAATAAAGGGAAATGATCCattcattcccttatacaaggccacttcaTATTTTCATATCTAACTTTGACCATTACTTTTACCAATAGAAGTGGTAGTATGCCACAAAAAGTATGTCATTGGATGCATATTTGAAAGAACGTTgcaatgatatattttttatgacATATAATCCATATTTTGTTGACCCAGATTATAAGTCAAAGTTTGACACGAAAAACAAAGtgaccttgtataagggaatgaagGGAATAAATGAAACAGAAGAAGAAGCAATAGCGAATGAAGACGATTAGAAGGTTGATAGGAAAAGACGGGTATAGGAATGCACAAGTAGTAGAAAAACATATGAACAGGAAAAACGATGAATAGTATGAATAACTGTTACAACAGAACGGGGTGATGGAGCATAACAGAAGGTTCGCGGTCGTAAAAGTACATGTGAAGGACATATTTGTACAGAAAAATCATGTATATTGTCTGATATTCATACATTTAAGAATTTTCATCCATTTTCCAACGAATTTCCGTGAAAGATACGTGCACAGATCACAGCGCACATCAACGGCAGCAGGCGTTTTTGCAGGTGCGTGCCCCTGCGAATTTTCATAGTATTGTATTGACTCCAAACAAAAGCTGGTTAGCGGCCGGGTAACGTGGGAGAATTGAAGTTGTGCTGATTGACCCAATTCATCTAGCATGATTGTGTAATGACTTTCTTAATGAATCATGAGGACCCACTATATTGCCTTATCCTGATGTGCATTTTGTGCCAACACTCAGACCACAACCATTACACttattgatttttttttttgaaaatatggtccaaaaatttgaaatttggcatggtgtcataatATGGTTGTCGTATTCTTTTAGCCAACTCGAGGCAACTTGTATGCATTAACTGACCTCGTAGGCATTTTCAATATCGCCCATAATTAGCCCCATATGTGTGTATCTCACGGTTTCAGTCGCGGCCATGTCATGAAGGATTGCTCATATAGTACGTCCATAAGGAAATTGCATTCGTCCATACCAAACGGGAAAATAAAGACTAACCATATGTGATGACAATTGGCTAATTTGGAATGCAACTGGTAATGCTCAAAAGTCTATCGTGGTTCATCCGTTCATTAATTTACAAACAGTTCACTCAAAATAAACATGAACACCATGCATGCATACAAACACCGCACCGTCACCGTTGTTGTGATGATCTTGGCCTcctgaggaggaggcaaaggagcTGGACAAGCCGAAGACCTCCAGCAGGTGCGGGCCGACAACCATCCGGGCTGTCTTGGCCGCGGAGCCGCCGCTATCGCCAAGGCTGTGCCAGTCATCATCGCGCTCTTGCCAAGGCTGCCGTCAGGTGAGAACAAATGATTACGAGGTAGCATCTTCTTGAAATTTTTACCATAGAGAAGTGTTAGAGTAGATAGCTTACATTATTTTAAGATCTAACAACACGTTATAATGTGTGATGTCCTGTAGTTATAATATTTCTTAAAGAAACAATACAAAGTAAAACTTACAGTTTTCTAGTTATATGATGCTTGTATTGACTTATAATGTCATATCTAGAGGATACAAGTATCATAATTACACATCCAGCATCTGCATGACTATAATATATACAATCAACATAAACATACACGTAAAAAAGAAAATGTGAGCTCGATAAGCCGCAACCACCTTCGGTTGCGCGGCTCACGAACGACATCAAAGACGACGCTAGACCTTGGGCTCGCGCTGGGGCCAAGGCGCCTGGCTAGCTGATCACTGAGACGTAGGTTTAGTAGTTTGGCCGCACTTGCCCTTCTCATGCGCTCTTCTATGCCTAGCACGCCACCTTCATATTTGTCCTTGCGAGGCTGTTTTTATAATGACTGCTATAAATCCTCTTCTATCAACacaataaggctggtcatagtggaagtaacataggtagtaaggctggtcatagtggaaagtaacttagactagtaacatgcatatgttactagtctatgttactacctctatagtgcatagtatcatatagtagtatcatagatggtctcatttattgccatgcatgacacatagtagcatcacatttattatgttacggtatctacctatgttactataaccatctctatCTTCTTTAATTACCtgtcacataagcatgtttgcgagtcccaagtacatgttactacttatgttatccccactatggccagcctaacatacatgccacataagcaaaaaagatgATGTGTCAGGTAATTAATGAAGAGACAGggaaatagagtaacataatatgttatcatcacatagcggttttcaatgtaaaatgagtctacaaagtaataaatgaggTGATGCATgacactacacatatgttactacccactatagaggtagtaacatagactagtaacatatgcatgttactagtctaagttactccccactatgacgaGCCTAATACACAAGTGTATCGCGAGGGAAAAAAAGGCACAACCACCACCGATAAGCCACACTAGGCAGTAGCGACGACGCAAGCATATTTTGCCACTTGCCCTAGCCGCCCATGTGGATGTACGCTTTTGAACATCGCCCGCCCAATCAGGTTATGATCTAGTTCTAGATTAATGCAAACCCAACTGCCCAAACAAATCGACCAATGTATATCGGGAAATCGCATTGAATCACTCGTTGTCAGAAGTAGTATGCATATGTACTGGAAATAAAAGGAAATTGTACCACTTGTAGTTAGCAAGTAATGAACTCATGATACATGCATCTACTTTTTTTTCGGGCATCTTCTTGCGAATCCTTGAAATAGATACCCGTgcagttcaaaaaaaaaaaagagccaTGCACTCTTTCCACGTCCCCAGGCTACAAATACCGGTCAAATTCCAGCACTCTTCATCCATCTCGAGCCACCTACTAGCTAGTCATGGCATCTTCCAAGAGTAGTCTTGCAATGTTCGCACTGGCCATAGTCATGGCCGTGGTGGCTGACGTCTCGGCACAGAACACCCCGCAGGACTTCGTCAATCTGCACAACCGCGCCCGCGCCGTGGACGGCGTCGGCCCTGTGGCGTGGGACAACAACGTGGCGAGGTTTGCGCAGGACTGGGCGGCGCAGCGCGCCGGCGATTGCCTGCTCCAGCACTCCGGCGGGCCGTTCGGCGAGAACATCTTCTGGGGTTCCGGGCAGTCGTGGACGGCCGCCGACGCGGTGAAGCTGTGGGTGGACGAGAAGCAGAACTACCATCTTGACAGCAACACCTGCGACGCCGGCAAGGTGTGCGGGCACTACACGCAGGTGGTGTGGCGCAAGTCGACCCGCATCGGCTGCGCGCGCGTGGTCTGCGCCGGGAACCGGGGCGTCTTCATCACCTGCAACTACAACCCCCCGGGCAACTTCAACGGCGAGCGCCCGTTCGCGTTCCTTACCCTTGGCGCCGAAGCCAAGTAGTACGTACGTGTGAATGTGATCATGCATGTGTACGTACGTGCGTGTCTTTATGTGTGTGTGGTTTGAATATTTATACGTCTACAAACGCTACGTGCGTACGTAAATAAGCACACATTCCGGCCTGCATGTATCCATGCGGCTCTGTGGAGCGTGTAAATGTAATCATATATGCGTCCATGCAAACATCTTTACTTTTGTTTTGTTGTTCAAAACATGGACCTAGCCAAACAAATTGTGAACCCCTGAAAAAAATGATACCCCCGTCCTATAGTGTAAGAGACCACCAGTGTCAAAAAAAAGAGGAAATTGCCTTTGGTGATCCAGCTCACTAGAGGCCTctagattcaaaattcaaatttcatcgaaattcatatttttacatttcgaaaaattctgaaaaaaataataaagctatacatgaaggcataacacacatgtgtgtaaaatttcaggacAAAACAcgttgaaatgagggctgtgcaaaaaagacaaatctaggGCTGTTTGACACATGATACTATCCATCCTCCcaggccatgaatttgtcttttttgtacggGCTGCATTTCAttgtatttcatcatgaaattttacacacatgtgggttacatccttacatacacgcatatattttttcagaattttttgaaacataaaagtttgaatttgattttttcaaaaataaaggcctccatgcagctcggcctccaaaacACCATTCTCCAAAAAAAGGTCTGACATTACGGGACGGTGGGATTACATTACACACAAAATTTGAATTTGTCTTCGAAGATAAAAACCCATAATTCTCGAAATATGATTTCGCCCCGTTTTATTTATAGATAAAGCAAACACACGACCATACAGTAAATTCAAGTGTGAAAAATAGAATAGCCTATTGGGGAAACATCACAAACTTGAcaaagaaaaatataaaataaatgggAAAAAGACCACCAAGTGGTCGTAGTCTTGGGGGGGGGGCTGCACCGAGGCAAGTTCACGAGCGGCACCATGCATCACATCCATCATAAGGCCCAGCCGATTGCAGTCGCACTGTCTATAAAGCGGGTGCCAGCGCTGCAAAAATGCAAGGAATTTGAAGATTAAGTCAGATGTCCTCCTAAGAAAGACATGCTCAATCACCATTTTATTGTGCGCActccacaaaatccatgctaacgGTGCAAACACCAGCCAGAAGAGCTGCCTCATACTGCCACCTGGTATGCACGGGTATGAAGGAACTCGGCAAGGTCCAGGGGCTCAGGGACAAAACTCCAAAGAACTCTAGACACTGTCCAAAAGAAGATGATGTGGTCCTCGTTTCGAGAACACCAAAAAGAGGACACAACCCTTCCCAAGGTCATGCCTCTTGATCACCTCTTCCCAGCAATTGCCAAACACAATTTTTAATATTTTCAATGGTAAGTGCGCTTTCCAGAGCAGATTAGTTTAAACAATGGTCAGACCCCAGCATAGGGCAAGATATGTTGAGTCGACAGAGAAGAAACCTGAAGATGCAGGATGCCATGATACGGTGTCCAGATAGTCCCCAAGAACCGGTACCGTTGCCCACAAACTAGCCCACACTACGGTCTCCACCTAGCCAAATGACCGTCGGAACAAGATGTTCCAATGGCCATTGTGGGCTAGTGAAAAAAAATAGCGCACTATAGCTCCACTAATAGCACACGTAGCGCTATGAGCAATATCTCGCTAAATAAATCAGTGCGCAATGTCTCGCTAATAGCATGTTATAGCATGCTGATAGTGTATTTTAAAAGCCACGCTATTTTGTAATAGTACACTATTTTTTTTAATTGTTGCGTGCGGGCATGGAAGCAAAACCATAGGATCCGCCTGCAAACTAGCCTGCTCTATGGTCTCCACCTGGCCAAACTACTATTAGTGCATTATGACTTCCAGCTTTCCCTATTATTTTTTTGTACTTAATCCTCAATTTATCTGGCCGGATAGATAGAACGTGATTCAATTGGTAGGCGATAAGGCCGTATTTGATTCTGAGAATAAGAAAAGTATAGGGAGAAATTGTTTCAGAGATAATAAACCAGGTGGACCCTCCTAATTATTGTTAAGAGATAAGGTTGGGTACTTGGGTTTGATTACGAGAATATGGAAAGTATAAGAAGACAACGATGTGAGGACTTGAACATGACTAGCACAGAAATTGTGCTTTCttgtgcgaaccaacctgtggttggatggttagagcgACAGCGTTATTCTTAACCCACCAGGGTTTAAGTCC
This genomic window contains:
- the LOC123162378 gene encoding pathogenesis-related protein PRB1-2 isoform X2; the encoded protein is MASSKSSLAMFALAIVMAVVADVSAQNTPQDFVNLHNRARAVDGVGPVAWDNNVARFAQDWAAQRAGDCLLQHSGGPFGENIFWGSGQSWTAADAVKLWVDEKQNYHLDSNTCDAGKVCGHYTQVVWRKSTRIGCARVVCAGNRGVFITCNYNPPGNFNGERPFAFLTLGAEAK
- the LOC123162378 gene encoding pathogenesis-related protein PRB1-2 isoform X1, giving the protein MASSKSSLAMFALAIVMAVVADVSAQNTPQDFVNLHNRARAVDGVGPVAWDNNVARFAQDWAAQRAGDCLLQHSGGPFGENIFWGSGQSWTAADAVKLWVDEKQNYHLDSNTCDAGKVCGHYTQVVWRKSTRIGCARVVCAGNRGVFITCNYNPPGNFNGERPFAFLTLGAEANGCQRCKNARNLKIKSDVLLRKTCSITILLCALHKIHANGANTSQKSCLILPPGMHGYEGTRQGPGAQGQNSKEL